In Caulobacter sp. X, the sequence CCCCAGGTTCGGCCCAGCTGGTAGCCGTAGTCCTCGATCGGATAGCCCTGAAGGCTGGGCACCGTCGCGACGACGAGTTGGCGGCCAGTGGTCGCCTCCAGGTTTTCCAGCTTGTCGGTGAGGTCGCGCTCGGCGTCCGGCGACAGCACCTGCGCCTCGTCGACGACCCGCCCGGTCAGCGGCGGGAAGGTCGGAGCGGCGAGGGCGGGCAGGGCGAACAGCAGTGCGATGAGGGCGAGGAGCCAACTCCTCACCCGCAGAGCGGGGGAGGTGGCGCGGCGCGCGTGCGCGCCGTGACGGAGGGGGCGCTTTGCGGTGGCGAGCGCCCCCTCCACCGCTTCGCGGTCCCCCTCCCCCGCTTCGCGAGGGAGGATGAGAGCGGTCAGGTTCACGATCCTACTGCACCTTCGGCGGGGTCGCCGTCGGCGGGCTGGAGAAGTCGACCGTCGGCGCGCTCTGGGCGGCGGCGGTGGCCTGGAACAGCTGGGCCGGCTTCTGGCCGCTATAGACCGTCTTGGCCCACAGGATGCTCGGGAAGGTTCGCAGCGTCGTGTTGTATTTCTGGGCGGCCTCGTTGTAGTCGCGGCGCGCGATGGCGATGCGGTTCTCGGTGCCTTCCAGTTGGCTCTGCAGGGCCATGAAGTTCTGGTTCGACTTCAGCTCCGGATAGCGCTCCTGGATCACCATCAGGCGGCCCAGCACGCCGGACAGCTGGTCCTGGGCGGCGGCGAACTTCTGGAACTGGGCCGGGTCGGTGATGGTCGAGGCGTCGACCTTGACCTGGGTGGCGCTGGCGCGCGCGGCGGTCACCGCGGTCAGCACGTCCTTCTCCTGGGCGGCGTAGCCCTTCACCGTGGCGACCAGGTTCGGCACCAGGTCGGCGCGGCGCTGGTACTGGTTCTGGACCTCGGCCCATGCGGCCTTGGTTGCTTCGTCCTGGGTGGGGATGGTGTTGATCCCGCAGCCGGCCAGGGCGGCGGGAATCGCGACGATCAGCGCCACGCGCGCGGTGTTACGGACGAGACGGTTCATTCAATCCTCCAGGGTCCGCGCGGCGGCGGACGATCGATCAGGACCCTAACGCGCCAATACGACACGCGAACATGACCGTTCGCGTACCCCCGTTAGATAGCGCGTCGTTTGATCGACGTCAGGTGGCGTGGAATTAAACCTTGTCCATATCGGCCGCCGACCTCCAGCTATTGGAAGTCCTTCTTCCGGGGGCCGATGTAGCCGAACAGCCAGGCGGCGACCTTGCGCATCTGGATCTCCTCCGCGCCCTCGGTGATGCGGTAGCGGCGGTGGTGGCGGTAGATGTGCTCGAAGGCCTTGTGCCGTGAATAGCCGATGCCGCCGTGGATCTGCATGGCCCGATCGGCGGCCTCGCAGCACAGACGGTTGGCCCAGTAGTTACACATCGAGACCTTGTCCGAGAGCCGCTTTTCGACCTCCGGCTTGGTCATCCGGTCCATCTCCCAGGCGGTCTTGCGGATCAGCAGGCGCAGCATCTCGACCTGGGTGGACAGCTCGACGATCGGGAACTGGATGGCCTGGTTCTCGGCCAGGGCCTTGCCGAACGGCTTGCGGGCGCGCGCGTACTTGATGCTCTCCTCGATGCAGTAGGCCGCCGCGCCCAGGCTGGAGGCCGCCTGGCGGATGCGGTTCTCGTGCACGAAGTGCTGGGCCAGCGCCAGGCCGCCGCCTTCCGGGCCGAACATGGCGCTGTCCGGGACCCAGACGTCGGTGAAGCTGACACGCGGGTGGTCGGTCGGCATGTTGAAGGTCCAGAGGTACTCCTCGATCTTCACGCCGGGCGCGTGGGCCGGGACCAGGAAGGTGGTGATGCCGCGCGCGTCGCCGTCCTCGCCGCTGGTGCGAGCGAAGAGGCAGCAGTGGGTGGCCGCGTGCATGCCCGTGGTCCACATCTTCTCGCCGTCGATTCGCCAACCGGACTGGCCGTGACGCTCCTCGCGGACCGCCTGGGTCTCCATGTGGGTGGCGTCCGAGCCGTGGTCGGGTTCGGTGAGGCCAAACGTCGGGCGGAACGCGCCGCGATCCAGCATGTCCTCGATCAGGTGCTGCTGGTCGGGCCGGCCGAAGTCTCGGATCATCAGCACGAACGGATTGTTGCCGACGATCGAGTGCTCGTTCTGCAGGTCGTTGAACAGGCCCAGGCCCTTGGAGGCCAGGTGCTCGCGGATCACCGCCATGCCGAGGTTCGTGCCGTCCTTGCCGCCGTAGGCCTTGGGCAAGGCGTAGCGATAGTGGCCCGCCTGGTCTGCCAGCTTGCGGGCCTGGCCCAGCAGCTCTTCCCACTCGTGGCGCGGCAGGCCGCCGGCGTCCCAGTCGGTGCGCGCCCATTCTCGGCGGTGGTCGAAGAAGCGCTGGTTGTCGTCGCGCGCCTGCAGCGGCGCGATCTCCTTCTCGATGAAGGCGTCCAGCTCCGCCAGATAGGCGGTCAGCTCCGGCGGCAGTTGGAAGTCCATGGCCAAGCCTCCCTCGCACGTCTTTGTCGTTGTTGAGCGAGAGTACGCCTGTCGTCAGGCCGGCCAATCGTGCCCCGACGGAACGGGCCGACGTTCGCCGTTTTCGCGCGCCTTTCGCCGCCGTCGCCCAAAATTGGCGTTTTCCGCAAATGTCGGGGCCCGAACGAAAATCCGCTTGCGCAATTTGTAATCACTGTTATCTAAGCGATGCTTAGTTCGGATCCGAAGCACCGGTGGGGATACCGGCGCTTGTCATCCCCCGGCTCCGAGCGGCCAGTACGCGTTCCCACCGATCAACGATCTGACCGCAACTCCCCAAACACCGGAGGGCTTTCTGATGAAGCTCCGCACCCTGGCGGCTGTCGCCGCCGTATCCGTCTCCATGTTCGCCGGTTCGGCCTTCGCCAACGGCCGCATCGCCGCCGCGCTGGACGCGCCGGTCGCCGCCAAGACCAAGGTGGTCGCGGGCGGCGCCGTCTTCGTCTGCGAAGGCTCCGAGTGCGTTTCGGCCCAAGCGCCGTCCCGCGCCCTCACCGCCACCGCCTGCAAGGCGCTGGCCAAGGAAGTGGGTCGCGTCTCGGCCTTCGGCGGCGAAAGCCGTTCGCTGGACGCCGACGACCTGACCCGCTGCAACGCCTCGGCCAAGGGCTCCGCCCTGGCCTCGGCGAAGTAGGAGTCTCCTGGGACTCCGTATCGCCTACCCAGACGCTTAGGGCCGTTCGTTTCTCCGGCCCGTCTGGCTGTTTCCTCGAGCATTCGCCTTCATGGGGCGGCGGAGCGTTCCGCCGCCTCTTTTTCTTTACGGTTCTCGGATTGAGTTTAGGCCATGGACACGAGTCTCTCCGCCCAGTTGGAAGCCGCCCTGCGCGAGATCGTCGGCGACGGCGCGGCCCTGACGTCGCTGACCATCGACTTCGCCTCTGGCCTTGAAGAGGCCGCATTGCGGCCCAAGGCTTGGGTTGAGCGCGCGACCCGCAGCCTGGTCTTCGCCCAAGGCGAGCTAAGGCGCCCTAACGGCAGCCTGGCGGCCTCGGCCTCGGCTGTATTCCGCCGCGCCGGCGACTGATCGCGCCCGCTTGGTTGCGACTGCGAAAAGCCCGTGTTATCAGGCGCGCGGCTTCGGACGGGGCGGCGTTTACGCGCCGACCGTCCATGTGCTTTTTTCAAGCGCGCTCAAGCCTTTAAGCCGCGATAAGGGTTAACCTTCTTGTTCGCGGCCATTTGCAACGCACCGGGCGGATACCAAGTGGCGGACGAAACCAAGGCGACGGATGCGGGTCAGCGCTATGCGCAGTCCCTGTTCGAACTGACGATCGAGAACGGCAACCTGGCGAAGGTCGAGGCCGACCTGAAGAGCCTGAAGGCGATGATCGCCGACAGCGCCGACCTGCGTCGCCTGATCGAAAGCCCCGCCTTCTCCGCCGAGGACAAGGGCAAAGGCCTGGTCGCCGTGGCCGTGAAGGCCAAGTTCGACATGCTGACCACGAAGTTCCTGGGCCTGGTGGCCTCGAACGGCCGCACCGGCGACCTCCTGGGCGCCATCTCGGCCTTCGTCGCGCTGTCGGCCAAGCACCGCGGCGTCGTCACCGCCGAGGTCGTCTCGGCCGCCCCGCTGTCGGCCGCCCAGCTGAAGAGCGTGCAGACCGCTCTGGCCCAGTCGCTGGGCAAGACCCCCGAAGTTTCCACGCGCGTCGATCCGTCCCTGCTGGGCGGTCTGAAGGTGCGCGTCGGTTCGCGTCTCTTCGACGCTTCGCTCCGTTCGAAGCTCGATTCCCTGAAATTCGCCCTGAAGCGCGCCTGAGCGTATAAGCGCGCCCAAAAGATAGATCGCAGAGAGCCCTGAAGACCATGGACATCCGCGCCGCCGAAATCTCGGCCATCCTCAAGTCGCAGATCGCCAACTTCGGCGAGGAAGCCGCCGTCTCGGACGTCGGCCAGGTGCTGTCCGTCGGTGACGGCATCGCCCGCATCTACGGCCTGGACAACGTCCAAGCCGGCGAAATGCTGGAATTCCCGAAGGCCGGCGTGAAGGGCATGGCCCTGAACCTCGAGCGCGACAACGTCGGCGCCGTGATCTTCGGCCAGGACCAGGAAATCAAGGAAGGCGACGAAGTCCGTCGCCTCGGCGAGATCGTGGACGTGCCGGTCGGCCGCGGCCTGCTGGGCCGCGTCGTCAACCCGCTGGGCGAGCCGATCGACGGCAAGGGCCCGATCCAATACACCGAGCGTCGCCGCGTCGACGTGAAGGCTCCGGGCATCATTCCGCGGAAGTCGGTGCACGAGCCCGTGCAGACCGGCCTGAAGTCGATCGACACCCTGATCCCGGTCGGCCGCGGCCAGCGCGAGCTGATCATCGGCGACCGTCAGACCGGCAAGACCGCCGTCGCCATCGACACCATCCTGAACCAGAAGGCCGTGAACGCCGGCAAGGACGAGAGCGCCAAGCTCTACTGCGTCTACGTCGCCATCGGTCAGAAGCGCTCGACCGTCGCCCAGATCGTGAAGACCCTCGAAGAGCACGGCGCTCTCGAGTACACCACGGTCGTCGTGGCCTCGGCCTCGGAGCCGGCCCCGCTGCAGTACCTGGCCCCGTTCGCCGGCTGCGCCATGGGCGAATGGTTCCGCGACAACGGCCTGCACGGCCTGATCATCTATGACGACCTGTCGAAGCAGGCCGTCGCTTACCGTCAGATGTCGCTGCTGCTGCGCCGCCCGCCGGGCCGCGAAGCCTATCCGGGCGACGTCTTCTACCTGCACTCGCGCCTGCTGGAACGCGCCGCGAAGCTGAACGAAGACAACGGTTCGGGCTCGCTGACGGCTCTGCCGATCATCGAAACCCAGGCCAACGACGTTTCGGCCTACATCCCGACCAACGTGATCTCGATCACCGACGGCCAGATCTTCCTGGAAACCGACCTGTTCTACCAAGGCATCCGTCCGGCCGTGAACGTCGGCATCTCGGTGTCGCGCGTCGGCTCGTCGGCCCAGATCAAGGCGATGAAGCAGGTCGCCGGCCCGATTAAGGGCGAACTGGCCCAGTACCGTGAAATGGCCGCCTTCGCGAAGTTCGGCTCGGACCTGGACGCCTCGACCCAGAAGATGCTGGCCCGCGGCGAGCGCCTGACCGAGCTGCTGAAGCAGCCGCAATACGCCCCGCAAGCGGTGGAAGAGCAGGTCTGCGTGATCTACGCCGGCACCCGCGGCTATCTGGACAAGATCCCGACCTCGGCCGTTCGCCGGTTCGAGACCGAGTTCCTGGCCCGCCTCCACAGCCAGCACGCCGACCTTCTGGAAGGCATCCGCACCAAGAAGGCGCTCGACAAGGATCTGGAGAACACGCTGAAGAGCGCGCTCGACAGTTTCTCGGCGACCTTCGCCTAAGGATCTGACGCGTGGCTGACGCCCCCAAAACCCTGGAGGCCTGGTCCGGCGAGTTCGGCGACCGCTACACTGAGCGGAACGCCGTGACCGTCGACGCCGTGCGTGGCCGCGCCAAGGTCTGGGGGCAGGTGCTGCCGCGTCTCGTCGGCGATCCGCCGAAGAGCATCCTCGAGGTCGGGCCGAACGTCGGGCTGAACCTCCGGGGGCTCCAGGCGATCACCGACGCTGAACTGTGGGGCATCGAGCCCAACGGCGCGGCCCGCAAGCAGATCCTCGACGACGGCGTCCTGCCGCCCGAGCGTCTGTTCGAGGGTTTCGGCCACAGCATCCCGCTTGCGGATGGCGCGGTCGACATGGCGTTCACCTCGGGGGTTCTGATCCACGTGGATCCGACCCAGCTCGAGGCGACGATGCGCGAGATTCATCGCGTATCGGCCAAGTACGTGCTTTGCGCGGAGTATTTTTCGCCGAAGGCGGAAACGATTACGTACCGAGGCGAGCAGGATCTTCTGTTCAAGAACGATTTCGGCTCGCTCTACTTGGATCTGTTCCCGGATCTGGTGCTGGTTGATTACGGGTTCTTCTGGAGAAGGACGACCGTGATGGACGACACCACCTGGTGGTTGTTTAGGAAGGTCTGATAGGCGGATGGCAAGCCTAAAGGAAATGCGCAATCGGATCTCGAGCGTCAAGGCGACGCAAAAGATCACGAAGGCGATGCAGATGGTGGCGGCGGCCAAGCTGCGCCGGAGCCAGGACGCGGCCGAGGCCGCTCGTCCGTACGCTCGGCGTCTGGCGAGCGTCATCGCCAACCTCGCCGCCGGCGTCTCGGGCGACGGCGCGCCGAAGCTGCTGGCCGGCACCGGCCGTGACGACCGCCACCTGGTCGTCGTCGCCGCCGCCGACCGCGGCTTGGCGGGCGGCTTCACCTCGTCGATCGTCCGCGCCGCGCGCGCCCACATCGACGGCCTGATCAAGCAGGGCAAGGACGTCCGCGTGATCTGCGTCGGCAAGAAGGTGACGGCGCAGCTCGCCAAGCCCTACGCCGGCCGGATCGTCGAGACCTTCGACCTGTCGGCCTATCGCCAGCTGACCCTGTCGGTGGCCCAGCCGATCGCCGACGTCATCACCCGCGAATACGAGGCGGGCGAGACCGACGTGGTCACCCTGTTCTACAGCCGCTTCAAGTCGGTGGTGCAGCAGATCCCGACCGGCCTGCAGCTGATCCCGGCGACCGTCGAAGGCGTCGAAGCCGCCTCGGGTCCGACGGCGGTCTACGAGTACGAGCCCTCGGAAGAGGCCATTCTCGAGACGCTGCTGCCGCGCAACCTGACGGTCCAGATCCTGTCGGCCCTGCTGGACAACATGGCGGGCTTCTACGCCAGCCAGATGACCGCCATGGACAACGCCACGCGCAACGCCGGCGACATGATCAAGCGCTACACCCTCGAATACAACCGCTCCCGCCAGGCTCAGATCACCAAGGAGCTGATCGAGATCATCTCCGGCGCCGAAGCCGTCTGATCTAGCCTAACGACACAAGCACGCAGAGACCGAAAGACCCGCAAGCCATGGCCAAGACCCCCGCTGAAAAGCCGGCGACCGCCGCCGCCAAGAAGCCCGCCGCCCCCAAGGCCGCCGCTGCTCCGAAGGCCGCCGTCGCCAAGGCGCCCGCCGCCAAGAAGCCGGCCGCTCCGAAGGCCGCCGCCGCTTCGGCTCCGGCCAACGCCGCCGTCAACCTGGACGGCGCCACCGGCCGTCTGGTGCAGATCATCGGCGCGGTCGTCGACATCGAGTTCGACGGCGCCCTGCCGGCGATCCTGAACGCCGTCGAGACCGTCAACACCGCCACCGGCCAGCGCCTGGTGTTCGAAGTCGCCCAACACCTGGGCCAGAACACCGTCCGCGCCATCGCCATGGACGCGACCGAAGGTCTGGTCCGCGGCCAGCCGGTCAAGGACACGGGCGCCCCGATCCGCGTGCCGGTCGGTCCGGGCACCCTGGGCCGCATCATGAACGTCATCGGCGAGCCGATCGACGAGCAGGGCCCGATCCAGTCGACCCTATCGCGCCCGATCCACCGCGACGCCCCGACCTTCGCCGAGCAGACCAACACGGCTGAAGTTCTCGTCACCGGCATCAAGGTCATCGACCTGATGTGCCCCTACACCAAGGGCGGCAAGATCGGCCTGTTCGGCGGCGCCGGCGTCGGCAAGACCGTGACGATGCAGGAACTGATCAACAACATCGCCAAGGCGTACGGCGGTTACTCGGTTCTGGCCGGCGTGGGTGAGCGCACCCGCGAAGGCAACGACCTCTATCACGAGATGATCGAGTCGAACGTGAACGTCGACCCGAAGGCCAACAACGGCTCGACCGAAGGCTCGCGCTGCGCCCTCGTCTACGGCCAGATGAACGAACCCCCGGGCGCCCGCGCCCGCGTCGCCCTGACCGGCCTGTCGATCGCGGAATACTTCCGTGACGAAGAAGGCAAGGACGTGCTGCTGTTCGTCGACAACATCTTCCGCTTCACCCAAGCCGGCGCCGAAGTGTCGGCTCTGCTGGGCCGCATCCCCTCGGCCGTGGGCTACCAGCCCACCCTGGCCACCGAGATGGGCAACCTGCAGGAGCGCATCACCTCGACGAACAAGGGCTCGATCACCTCGGTCCAGGCCATCTACGTGCCCGCCGACGACCTGACCGACCCGGCTCCGGCCACCTCGTTCGCCCACTTGGACGCCACCACCGTTCTGTCGCGCGACATCGCGGCCCAGGCCATCTTCCCGGCCGTGGACCCGCTGGACTCGACCTCGCGGATCATGGACCCGCTGATCATCGGCGAAGAGCACTACACGGTGGCTCGCCGCGTCCAGGAAGTCCTGCAGCAGTACAAGGCCCTGAAGGACATCATCGCCATCCTGGGCATGGACGAGCTGTCGGAAGAGGACAAGCTGATCGTGGCCCGCGCCCGCAAGATCCAGCGCTTCCTGTCGCAGCCGTTCCACGTCGCCGAGCAGTTCACCAACACGCCGGGCGCCTTCGTCCAGCTGAAGGACACGATCCGCTCGTTCAAGGGCATCGTCGACGGCGAATACGACCACCTGCCGGAAGGCGCCTTCTACATGGTCGGTCCGATCGAGGAAGCCGTGGCCAAGGCCGAAAAGATGGCGGCCGAAGCCTAATGACCGAAGACGCCGATCTGGGCCACTTCTGCTGCGAGGAGCTGGCGGAGGCCGTGTCCCCGGACACGACCGCCAGCCTCATCGAGCACGACAGCGGCCTGATCCTGCTGAATCTCGGCGAACGCGAGGAAGAGGGCGAGACGGGCCTGGTGCTGGCCACCATCCGCTTCTGCCCCTTCTGCGGGACCGAGATCCAGACCGACGAAGACATCGAAGCCGCCCTGGGCGGCGTCGAGGAGACCTTCAACTGATGGCCAAGCTGCACTTCTCTCTGGTCGCCCCCGAGCGCGAACTGTTCTCCGGCGACGTGGACATGGTCCAGGCCCCGGGCGCGGAAGGCGACTTCGGCGTCCTGGCCAACCACGCCCCTTTCATGACCACCCTGCGCGAAGGCAAGGTGACCGTGAAGGACGGCGCGACGACCAAGGTGTTCGACATCCAGGGCGGCTTCGCGGACGTGGGTCCCGAGGGGCTGACCATCCTGGCCGAACACGCCGTCGAAGCGGCCTGATCGCTTTCGGATTTTCGAGTTTGCAAACGCCCTCGTTCCTCGCGATCGAGGGCGTTTTCGTGAGCGCTCGGGTGGCGGGCGCGAAAAAATTACACTTGTGACCCAATCTCCGCCGCATTCGGCGGCCATAAGGGTTGCGAGGGATCGTCTGTCGGTTTTAATGCCGACCTCTCGTTCAGTTGGGGATAACCAGCCTATGCGCCTAGCGCTCGTCAGCCTGATCGCCCTCGGCGCGGTCGCTTCCACCGCCGTCGCCCAGGAACAAACCGCCGCCCCGGCTCCGGCCGCCGCGCCCGCTCAGGCTCCCGCCGCCGCCCAAGCCGCTCCGGCGGACCAAGCCGCTCCGGCCGCGCCGGCGGACCAGGCTGCGCCGCCCGTCGCGGCGCCGGCCGCGACCGCGCCCGCCGAGACCTACACCGCCCCGGTGCGCGGCCCGAAGACCACCGACCCGGTGGCCCTGAAGCTGCTGGACGTGCTGGACAAGGTCTGCAAGCCGCAGGTCGCCGGCGGCGACTTCGCCCAGCTGGTCAAGGACTACGGCTTCAAGAAGAAGAAGGAGCAATGGGTTCTGGACCTGGGCAAGCCCTACAACATCACGCTCGACAACCCCGGCTCGAACAAGAACATCTGCACGGTCACGATCGACTACGCCCAGACCCCCGAGCAGGCTCAGGAACTGGCCAACGGCCTGCACGACTGGGCGACCTGGGAAAACAGCCCGCAGCTGCGCCTGATCCGCAACGACCAGACGGTCGGCAGCGACTTCCGCCGTTTCACGGTGTCCTGGGATGACGCCTGGGCCAACGGCCACGCGGGTCTGGTTTACGTGCGTCTGAAGAAGCTGGACGAGACCTCGGTCGGCAAGAACTTCGAGCGCGCCCAGATCCTGTACAGCACCAACAGCCGCTGATCTGGTTGCCCGGTCTTCAAGACCGACCTATCTAGCGAAGGCGCGGGGACGACCCCGCGCCTTTTTGCTTTTCCGGGGACGACCCCGCCTTTTTCGAAGAAAGGGCTCGTCGTGGCCTGGATCATTCTCCTGATCGCCGGATTGTTCGAGGTGGGCTGGGCCGTGGGCCTGAAGTTCACCGAAGGCTTCACCAAGCCGATCCCGATCGTGCTGACCGCGATCAGCCTCGTCCTGTCGATGGGCCTCTTGGGCTGGTCGGTGAAGACCCTGCCGCTGGGCGCGGCCTACGCCGTCTGGACGGGCGTCGGCGCGGTCGGCACGGCCATCGTCGGGATCGTGCTGTTCAAGGAGCCCGCGACGGCCGCGCGGCTGGTTTGCCTGGGACTGATCGTGGCCGGTATCCTCGGGCTGAAACTGTTCAGCCCGCAGTAGATCAGGCCGCCGCCCGGTCCTCGGCGGCGATGAATTCGAGGCATCGCGCGGCCACGTCTTCCCAGCCCGGCTCGCCGGGCAGCCAGTGGCTCATCGCCGGGAACACCTCCACGACGCCGCCCAGGCGCGCCGCCGTCTGGCGGACGGTGGCGGACGGATGGATCACGTCCTGGCCGCCGGCGATGGCCAGCACCGGGCAACCCGACGCGGCGACGCTGGTGGTCATGAAGGGGTCGAGCCACCAGTTTAGCGTCTCCCACAGCGCCCGGCCGCTCTCGGCCGTCATGCGGGCGAAGATCGCCTTGCGGGCGGGGCGGGGCAGGCGATCGACGCTATAGCGACGGACGACGCCGTAGTCTGGCGCGACGGCCTGAAGCCAGTAAGGGCCGAGGGCGTAGAGGCTCATGGCCGAAGCCGCCTCCTCGAGGCTGGCGCCGCTGACGCCCCAGGGCGCGGACGGGGCCAGCAGGATCAGCTTGGACACACGGGCGCGGGAAGCGGCCATCTGGGCGACAAGGCCGCCCATCGAGTGGCCGATCAGTATGGGTGGGGTCTCGCAGGCTTCGACGAGGCGGGCGATTTGCCGGGCGTAGTCGGTCATCGAGACGCCGGCGACGCCGCCGGACCCGTCATGGCCGATCAGGTCGGGCGTCAGAACCGCGTGACCAGCGGCCTCGAACGGCGCGCGGAACGCGTCGAAGGTCCATCCGCCGCAGAAGGCCCCATGGACCATGATGACCGGTGCGCGCATGGACGCTCTTGAACTCGACTAAGGCCCCGCCGACCAGCTTGGCCGGCGGGGGCAGAGTACACGGTCTATTTGGACTTGGGCGAGGTTTTGGCGGTCGCCTTTGTCGCAGGCTTCTTGGCGGCCGGAGCGGCCTTCTTGGCGGTCGCAGGCTTCGCCGCGGCGGGTTTGGCCGGCGCCTTGGCCGCCGCCGGCTTGGCGGCGGCCTTCGGAGCCGCGGCCTTAGCGGCTGGAGCCTTCGTCGCCGCCGGCTTGGCCGCCGCCTTGGCCTTCGGCGCGGCCTTGGCGGGCGCGGCGGCCGCTTTCGGAGCCTCGGCGGCTTTGGGCTTGGCGTCGGCCTTAGCGGGGGCCTTGGCCTTCGGCGCGGGGGCGGCCTTCGCCTTGGCGGCGGAAGCCTTCGCGGCCGGCGCCTTGGCCGGAGCGGCGGCCTTCTTCGGCGCGGCCGCCTTCGGCTTCGCGGCGGCCTTGGGCTTGGCTTCGGCCTTCGGCGCGGCGGCGGCCGCCGGAGCGGGCGTCGGAGCCGGGGCCGGGGCGGGCGCGGGGGCGGGTTTTGGAGCCGGCGCGGGGGCCGGAGCGGGTTCCGCCGCCTTCACGGGGGCGGCCGCCGGGGCCGGCGTCGGGGCCTTGGCCGCAGTCGGCGCGGGCGTGGCGGCCGGGGTCTGTTTCTTGCCGCCCAGCCAGGCGATCAGGTCGTCGAGGATCTTCATCGTGTTTGGCTCATCTATCAGATAGTGGGCGTTGTTGGGGTACTCGCGATACTCGGCGCCAGCGTACTTCTTGCTGACGCGACGCACGTCCTCGACCGGTGTCGTGCGGTCCAGGGCGCCGCTCATGACCAGCATCGGCGCGGTGACCTTGCTGGCGTCGACATAGGCGGCCTTGTTGGGGTCTCTGGCGGGATAAGCCAGATCGGACAGCACCTGGCCGCTGTCATAGACCATGGTGGCGTAGAGGGCGTCGTGACGCGCGGGCGGCACGGCGTTGGCGACGCCGAACTTGAAGCCGGTCTTCCACATCTTGCCGGCCTTGGTCTCGGGCTTGCCGGCCAGGACCAGGTTCAGGAACGTGAAGAGAGGCGAAAGCTTGGGCTTGCCGCGCGCATCGGCGGGCGAGGCCGGGGCGAACAAGACGACGGTCGAGGCCAGGCCGGCCTCGGCGATCTTCTGGGCGATCAGGCCGCCCATCGAGTGACCCATCACGATCGGCTTCTTGCCGGTCTCGCGCGCCAGGGTCTGGGCGTAGGCCGCCATCTCGGCGACGTAGTCCGCGAGCGTCAGGCCCGCCAGACCGGCGCGAGGCCCGTCGACCGTCCGCACCGCCGCCCGGATCGTCGGCGTCTCCACGCGATAGCCTTCGGCGCGCAGCCGGTTGGCGACGGGTCCCCACACGTCGCCAG encodes:
- the sugE gene encoding quaternary ammonium compound efflux SMR transporter SugE, whose protein sequence is MAWIILLIAGLFEVGWAVGLKFTEGFTKPIPIVLTAISLVLSMGLLGWSVKTLPLGAAYAVWTGVGAVGTAIVGIVLFKEPATAARLVCLGLIVAGILGLKLFSPQ
- a CDS encoding alpha/beta hydrolase, translating into MRAPVIMVHGAFCGGWTFDAFRAPFEAAGHAVLTPDLIGHDGSGGVAGVSMTDYARQIARLVEACETPPILIGHSMGGLVAQMAASRARVSKLILLAPSAPWGVSGASLEEAASAMSLYALGPYWLQAVAPDYGVVRRYSVDRLPRPARKAIFARMTAESGRALWETLNWWLDPFMTTSVAASGCPVLAIAGGQDVIHPSATVRQTAARLGGVVEVFPAMSHWLPGEPGWEDVAARCLEFIAAEDRAAA
- a CDS encoding alpha/beta hydrolase; the encoded protein is MVETVLLIHGYGCAGDVWGPVANRLRAEGYRVETPTIRAAVRTVDGPRAGLAGLTLADYVAEMAAYAQTLARETGKKPIVMGHSMGGLIAQKIAEAGLASTVVLFAPASPADARGKPKLSPLFTFLNLVLAGKPETKAGKMWKTGFKFGVANAVPPARHDALYATMVYDSGQVLSDLAYPARDPNKAAYVDASKVTAPMLVMSGALDRTTPVEDVRRVSKKYAGAEYREYPNNAHYLIDEPNTMKILDDLIAWLGGKKQTPAATPAPTAAKAPTPAPAAAPVKAAEPAPAPAPAPKPAPAPAPAPAPTPAPAAAAAPKAEAKPKAAAKPKAAAPKKAAAPAKAPAAKASAAKAKAAPAPKAKAPAKADAKPKAAEAPKAAAAPAKAAPKAKAAAKPAATKAPAAKAAAPKAAAKPAAAKAPAKPAAAKPATAKKAAPAAKKPATKATAKTSPKSK